TTTCGATAGCGTAGGTCTGGGTAAGCTTCGGGACGATACGACAGGGAGGAAGACGTGGCGATCACCGACGTCGACGTATTCGCGCACCTGACGGACGCTGACATCGAAAACCTGGCGTTCGAGCTGGACGCAATTCGCCAGGACATCGAAGACTCGCGTGGCCAGCGCGACGCGCGTTACATCCACCGAACTATCGCCGTCCAGCGCGCGCTCGAACTGGCTGGCCGGGTCACACTGGCCGCCAGCTCCCGGCGTTCGGCTTGGTGGGCAGGCACCGTTACGCTCGGCGTGGCCAAGATCATCGAGAACATGGAGATCGGCCATAACGTCATGCATGGCCAGTGGGATTGGATGAACGATCCCGAAATTCACTCCTCGACGTGGGAGTGGGACATGAGCGGGTCGTCCAAGCACTGGCGCTATACCCACAACTTCGTGCACCACAAGTACACCAACATCCTGGGTATCGACGACGATGTCGGCTACGGCTTGCTGCGCGTCACCCGGGATCAGCGCTGGAAGCGCTTCAATATCTTCAACCTCGTGTGGAACACGCTGCTCGCGCTCCTGTTCGAATGGGGTGTCGGCATGCAGCACGTGGAGATCGGCAAGGTCGTGAAGAAGCGGATGGATCACGCCGAGGCCCGCGAGCGGATCGACGAGTTCCTCGCCAAAGCCGGTCGGCAGGTGCTCAAGGACTACGTCGCTTTCCCGGCGCTGACCTCGTTGTCACCCGGCGCTACCTACAAGTCGACGGTGAAGGCCAACGCCACGGCCAACGTGATCCGCAATGTCTGGGCGAACGCCGTGATCTTCTGCGGCCACTTTCCCGACGGCGCTGAGAAATTCACCAAAACGGACATGATCGGCGAGTCCAAGGGGCAGTGGTACCTGCGGCAGATGCTGGGCAGCGCCAACTTCGAGGGCAGCTGGCTACTGCGGTTCATGAGCGGCAACCTGTGCCACCAGATCGAGCACCACCTTTATCCGGATCTGCCGAGCAATCGGTTGCATGAGATCTCGCTGCGGGTGCGCCCGATCTGCGACAAGTACGACTTGCCCTACACCACAGGGTCTTTCCTGGTGCAGTACGGCAAGACGTGGCGGACGCTGGCCAAGTTGTCGTTACCCGACAAGTACTTGCGGGACAACGCCGACGACGCGCCGGAGACGCGCAGTGAGCGGATGTTCGTCGACCTTGAGCCCGGCTTTGCGGGCCCCGATCCAGCCACGGGCCGCCGCCGCGGATTGAAGACGGCGATCGCCACCGTGCGGGGATGGCGCCGCAACAAGCGGTCTCGCGCCGCTGATGGTTCCGACGACCTGGCGGCCTGACTCTCGCGTTTCTATGTTGCCGCATGTCCAGCTGCGGCCTTCCGCTTTGGTTTCGATGTTGGCTCGGCGGCCCAGCTGCTCTGCGCGCCGACCGGGTCTACCCTCGAAACGTACTGAGGAAGGTGTGTGATGCTCGCAGCGTTTGGATTCGAAAACCTCGGCGTCGTGGTCGGGGACATGTTCTTCGTCGACCCGAACCCCAACGCCGGTCACGAGACCCCGGAGCGGGGAGTCAGACTCGAACTGCGCATTGTCGACCGGGACGAGCCGCAGGGTTCTATCTACGCCGGGATACCGATCTCGTTCAGCCGCCCGGTGTGGCGGGTGGATCTGTTCGGCTCCACCGAGAGCCCGCCTGGCACGCTGGACCGGGCGCATCACCACCCGCGGTTCAATGGTTGGGAGCCCGGACGCCGTCACTTCGTCCCCGAACTGTCCGCTGACCCCGTTGGCTGGCTGACCGGCCAACTGGCCAATCCGCCGGCCGTGCTAGCCCGGGCCGGTGTCGACGCCGGTGACTACACCGAAGCCGACGTCGCCGGACTCGCCGCCACCGCCCCGGAGATCGTCGCCGCTGTTCAGCGGATGCTCGAGGGTGTGCGCGACGGGGAATTGGCTCCCGCACCCCCGGAGCCGGTTGCGGCGGCCCGCACCGGCTGGCTCTGAGTCTGGGGCAGCGATACCCCGCACGCCCCGCAACGGGGCGTCACGAGAGTCGTTCGATGATGGTGGCGTTGGCCATGCCGCCGCCCTCGCACATCGTCTGCAGCGCGTAGCGGCCACCGCGTTGCTGCAGGGCATTGACCATGGTGGTCATGATGCGCGCTCCGCTGGCACCCAAGGGGTGGCCGATAGCGATGGCGCCACCGTTGACGTTCGTCTTGGCCAGATCGGCGTTAGTCTCCTTCGCCCAGGCCAGCACGACGGGCGCGAAGGCCTCGTTGACCTCGAAGATGTCGATGTCGCCGAGCGTCAGTCCGGCGCGCTGCAAGACCTTTTCGGTGGCAGGGATGACGCCGGTCAGCATGTAGAGCGGGTCGGAGCCCACCACCGTCGCGGTGTGGATACGGGCCAGCGGTCGCAGGCCGAGCCGCTGGGCGGTCTCCCCGCTGGTGATCAGTACCGCCGCGCTGCCATCGGACAACGGTGAGGAGTTACCCGGGGTGATCTGCCAGGTGATCTGTGGGAATCGCGCCGCGGCGGTCTCGCTGTAGAACGCCGGCTTGAGGCCGGCCAGCGTGTCGAGCGTCGTGCCGGGACGGACGATCTCGTCGGTGGACAAACCGGCGACCGGGATCAACTCATCATCGAATAGGCCGTCTTTGGTTGCGGCGGCGGCCTTTTCGTGGCTGGCCGCAGAGAATTCGTCGAGTTGGGCACGGGAGAACCCCCACTTCGCGGTGATCAGCTCGGCGCTGATGCCCTGCGGTACCAGTCCGTCCGGGTAGCGCCGCGTCATGTCCGTGCCGAACGGGTTGCTGCCCGCCAGCACCGAGCTGCCCATCGGGACCCGGCTCATCGACTCTACGCCGCCGGCGATCACGATCTCGTAGGCTCCGGCGACTACACCCTGGGCGGCGAAGCTGATGGCCTGCTGGCTGCTGCCGCACTGCCGGTCGATCGTGGTGCCCGGCACTGACTCCGGGAAACCCGCTCCCAGCAAGGCATTACGGGCAATGTTGACGGCCTGGTCGCCGACTTGGGTAACGGCTCCGACGATGACGTCGTCGACCTGTGCCGGGTCAATATCGGTGCGCGCCACCAGTTCGCGCAGGCTGTGCGCGAGCAGGTCGGCTGGCAGCACGTCGTGCAGTGCGCCGTTTGCCTTGCCTTTGCCGACGGGGGTGCGGACAGCACCCACGATGACGGCGTCTCGGGTCATGGCTCCTCCTTGAGCTGAGTTTCGTTACCTATACTCAGCTATAACACCTGGATATACTGAATGCAACCTAGGTCGGGAGGTGATTTGCGTGACAATGTTGCAGGGCAGGCTGGCCGACCGCGACGCATGGTCGGCGGTCGGCGAGTGCGCAATAGAGAAGACGATGGCCGTGGTCGGTACCAAGTCGGCCATGCTGATCATGCGTGA
The nucleotide sequence above comes from Mycobacterium vicinigordonae. Encoded proteins:
- a CDS encoding thiolase family protein, which codes for MTRDAVIVGAVRTPVGKGKANGALHDVLPADLLAHSLRELVARTDIDPAQVDDVIVGAVTQVGDQAVNIARNALLGAGFPESVPGTTIDRQCGSSQQAISFAAQGVVAGAYEIVIAGGVESMSRVPMGSSVLAGSNPFGTDMTRRYPDGLVPQGISAELITAKWGFSRAQLDEFSAASHEKAAAATKDGLFDDELIPVAGLSTDEIVRPGTTLDTLAGLKPAFYSETAAARFPQITWQITPGNSSPLSDGSAAVLITSGETAQRLGLRPLARIHTATVVGSDPLYMLTGVIPATEKVLQRAGLTLGDIDIFEVNEAFAPVVLAWAKETNADLAKTNVNGGAIAIGHPLGASGARIMTTMVNALQQRGGRYALQTMCEGGGMANATIIERLS
- a CDS encoding fatty acid desaturase family protein, whose product is MAITDVDVFAHLTDADIENLAFELDAIRQDIEDSRGQRDARYIHRTIAVQRALELAGRVTLAASSRRSAWWAGTVTLGVAKIIENMEIGHNVMHGQWDWMNDPEIHSSTWEWDMSGSSKHWRYTHNFVHHKYTNILGIDDDVGYGLLRVTRDQRWKRFNIFNLVWNTLLALLFEWGVGMQHVEIGKVVKKRMDHAEARERIDEFLAKAGRQVLKDYVAFPALTSLSPGATYKSTVKANATANVIRNVWANAVIFCGHFPDGAEKFTKTDMIGESKGQWYLRQMLGSANFEGSWLLRFMSGNLCHQIEHHLYPDLPSNRLHEISLRVRPICDKYDLPYTTGSFLVQYGKTWRTLAKLSLPDKYLRDNADDAPETRSERMFVDLEPGFAGPDPATGRRRGLKTAIATVRGWRRNKRSRAADGSDDLAA